A segment of the bacterium genome:
ATCAAAGGTTCGCCTCAGAAGCTCGAAGCCGTGGTCGGAATGTTCCGTCGCCACTGCGTCACGATCAACGCATGGACTCCTCCCATCGCAACTCGCAAGCCGGAGCCTCGGCGCCGCGCCGCGGGTGATGAATTCGACGGTTATCGTTCCAACGATCCCGTGCGTGTATACCTGCGTGAGATGGGCCAGGTCTCGCTGCTGACGCGCGAGGGTGAGGTTGAGATCGCCAAGCGAATTGAAGCGGGCGAGAACGATGCACTCGGCGAAATTCTCAAGTCGCCGGTCGCCGTTGAAGCACTACTCGCCATGGGCGATCTGATCCGCGCGGGCAAGCGCGAGGTCAAGGACCTGTTCCCTCCGGTCACCGAGGGTGATGCGGAGAACCACGACGACAAGCGCAAGAAGCTGCTGTCGGCGCTCACGCAGTTGCGTCGATCGCAGTCCGATATCTCCAAGCGTCAGCGCGTACTCGCGAATCCGCGCACCGGCAAGGAGGCTCGTGAGCGCACGCAGAGCGAAATCAACGAGATCCGCCTGAAGCACGGCGCGCGCATTCGAGCGACCGGCATTCACAAGAACGCAATCTACGGTCTTTCACTGCATATCGAGCATTTTGTCGAGGCGATCGAGGAGCAACGTCAGGTCCTTCGCCGGTTGCTCAAGCCCTATCGATTGACCGATGTTGTCGAGTTCGCTGAGTTGGCCAAGCAGTCAAAGCGCCGCTCGGTGCCCGGGCGGAAAGCACTCGCGGACCTCGGTGCAGACCCCGAAGCCATCGAGGCCACCCATCTCGAGATCCAGGCTGCGGAGAAGCACATCACCAAGATTGAAACGGACGCGCACTGCTCGCGAGATGAAGCTCGCAAGTCGCTGGTCGATCTGGAAGCCGCGCTGGAGCGCGCCAAGCACGCCAAAAGCGAACTTGTCGAAGCCAATCTTCGCCTGGTCGTATCGATCGCCAAGAAGTACACGAACCGCGGCCTGCAATTTCTGGATCTGATCCAAGAAGGCAACATCGGTCTGATGAAGGCCGTCGACAAGTTCGAGTACCAGCGCGGTTACAAGTTCTCCACATACGCCACCTGGTGGATTCGCCAGGCCATCACGCGCGCAATTGCGGATCAGGCGCGCACGATCCGCATTCCGGTCCATATGATCGAGACCATGAACAAGCTCGTGCGGGCTCAGCGCTACCTGGTCCAGAAGCTCGGTCGCGAGCCTGCACCCATCGAGATAGCTGCCGAAATGGACATGACTCTGGAGAAGGTCCAGATGGTGTTGAAGATCGCTAAAGAGCCGATCTCACTCGAAACGCCGATCGGCGAAGACGAGGACAGCCATCTGGGGGACTTCCTCGAGGACAAGAAGATGCCCTCGATCTCGGACGAGGTCATTCAGCGCAACCTCGCCTCGCACACGCGTCGGGTGCTCTCCACGCTGACGCCTCGCGAAGAGAAGGTGCTGAAGATGCGCTTTGGAATCGGGGAGCGCGCCAACCACACCCTGGAAGAAGTCGGCCAGGATTTCGAGGTCACCCGCGAGCGCATCCGCCAGATCGAGGCCAAAGCGTTGCGCAAACTCCGCCACCCGAGTCGCGCTCGCGTACTCCGGGCATTCGTGGAGTAGTCCCCACAAACGACTTTCTTCGCGTTACGTTTCGCGCTCCCGGGGCACTACAGAGATGTAGGTTCTGTTCCAGGAGTCTCCTCCTTCATGCCGAAACGCAACGCAAGTCCAAATACAGCTCATCGGCCCAGTTTCCTGCACCTCCTCCGAAGCGCGAAGAAGGTGGGGAGTGTCGATTCTCGCGAGGTACTGGAGACTCTTCCAGAGGCTACCCTGCGTTCTGCTGAGAAGATGGCCCGTGTTGCAGCCCTATTTCGGCGCCAGGGCGTGGCCGTTCGGGCCTGGCCCAAGCGCACCGCAGTGCGCGGCCCCGCCGATCCGGATAGAGCACCCTCCGTCGATCCGGTCGCGACCTATATGCGCGAGATCGTTCGTGTTCCCCTGCTGACCCGCGAACAAGAGGTCGAGCTGGCCAAGCGTATCGAAGCGGCCGAGGACGGGGAACTGATCTGCATTCTCGAGTCACCGCTCGCCGTCGTCGAGCTACTTGACCTGGCAGATCAGATCCGGTCCGGCGAGCAAGAGGTGAGAAGCCTCTTTCCGTACTGGGGAGATCGCGACGGGGAAGACGACGCACTGCGTAAACCGCTACTTGCCGCCTTCACACAGCTTCGGCGCGCTCAGCTCCATGAAGCTCGAGGGGGGGCGGAGCTCGCGAGAAATGCATCTACGCATGCGCAGCGCTTCAGCACACTCGGCATTCAGAAAGACCTCGTAAGTCTGATCTCGCGCCGACTGAGCCGAATTGTGGAACAAGACCCACGAGCCCAGAGCTCTGTCGACGCGTTGCGTTTCGCGCATGAGCGCGCGACCGCAGTGAAGGCCGAGTTGATCGAAGCCAATCTGCGGCTGGTCGTTTCCGTGGCCCGGAGGTACACGAATCGTGGCATGGGCCTCCTGGATTTGATTCAGGAAGGCAATCTGGGTGTGATAAAGGCGGTCGACAAATTCGAGTACCGCCGCGGCTACAAGTTCTCCACGTACGCCACCTGGTGGATTCGCCAGTCGATCACGCGCGCGCTCGCCGACCAGGCGCGTACGATCCGCATTCCCGTACACATGATCGAGATCATGAACAAGATTCGGCGCGCACAGAGCGACTTCCTCCACAGACTCGGACGCGAAGCGACGGAACAGGAGATGGCCGATCAGTTGGAGCTTCCGCTGGAAAAGGTTCGGATAGCTCTGAGAATCGCAAAAGAGCCGATCTCTTTGGAAACTCCGGTCGGAGAAGGTGGCGACGGCCAGTTGAGAGATCTCGTCGAGGATCATACTTCGCCCCGAACGGGTGACGAGCTGATCGAACGGGACCTCACCGCTCAGACGCGGCACATACTGTCGACCCTCGCACCGCGCGAAGAGGCCGTGTTGCGTATGCGCTTCGGCATCGGGACATCCAGCGATCACACCCTGGACGAAGTCGGTAAGAGTTTCTCTGTAACTCGCGAGCGAATCCGCCAGATAGAAGCGAAAGCGCTCAGCCGACTGAGACATCCCAGGAGAGCCAAGGTGCTTCGCCCATTCATGGACTGAGAATCGTCCCGCAAAGCCCATCGTGTCGCGCGGCGCTCATGACGTTCCCGAACTCCGAAGGCGAGAATGAACGCATCTCCGGCGTTCTCGTGTGTACGGATTCGCGACGTCGGGTTCCAGAGTCGAACTTCCGTCCATGGATGCAAACCACCCGACTCGTTCGATCCCGATTTCCCTTCTGTGCCTCGTACTCGGTTCTGTATGGCTGGGTGCGTGTAACACGCGATTGCTCGACGTCTCCCCACCGCTGGATCTCTGGCAACCGGCCATGGCGCCATCCGATCCAGCCCAGCTTCGGGTTGAACCGGCGAACATCGTCGCGTCCATGGGCGAGAGTGCTCGCCTGACTCTCGCGGGTCGTGCCATCGCAGGTGCGAGTTGTCTGTATACGGGCGGAGTGATCGGTACTCTCCCCACCATAGAGATCAAGTCACCTCTTCAGCCCGGACCCATCGACATCCTGTGTCACAACGGCGAGTTGAATGCACACGCTCAGGTGACTTTCGTGGAAACCGCAGAGCTTCCTGTGACGGATCCCTACGCCGGTGGCGTGGCGCTGTTCAAACTGCGGCGCTTGAAGCGCTATCTCGATTCACCAGAAGGAACGCAGAAACTCGGCCACTACGGGCTCGATTCCAAACTGCGGCGGCTGGGTGCCTGGGTGATGCCCGCCTTCCCCTTTGATCGCAGTGGAATGCGCGACTACGTAGGCATCGACCGCTGGGTCGCAATCGAGTTCCCCGAGGGCGTGAACTACTATCAGGCAGTCGAGTTACTGCGTGGCGATCGCGAAATCGAACACGAGAGCTACACGCCCCTGGATGTCTCATTCGTACGCGTCGAGAAGACACAGAGCTGGCCAACTGAACTCGTACGTCCCACGCGAGAGGCCCGTGCGCCCGTGCGTGGCAGCACGAAGTACAGTCGCAT
Coding sequences within it:
- the rpoD gene encoding RNA polymerase sigma factor RpoD, whose protein sequence is MKTTAKAASKPVGKASTKTAVAAKSNGANGANGTNNGRQLNGVQLSLRQLLRKGKEAGRVEGADVLHALPDHIKGSPQKLEAVVGMFRRHCVTINAWTPPIATRKPEPRRRAAGDEFDGYRSNDPVRVYLREMGQVSLLTREGEVEIAKRIEAGENDALGEILKSPVAVEALLAMGDLIRAGKREVKDLFPPVTEGDAENHDDKRKKLLSALTQLRRSQSDISKRQRVLANPRTGKEARERTQSEINEIRLKHGARIRATGIHKNAIYGLSLHIEHFVEAIEEQRQVLRRLLKPYRLTDVVEFAELAKQSKRRSVPGRKALADLGADPEAIEATHLEIQAAEKHITKIETDAHCSRDEARKSLVDLEAALERAKHAKSELVEANLRLVVSIAKKYTNRGLQFLDLIQEGNIGLMKAVDKFEYQRGYKFSTYATWWIRQAITRAIADQARTIRIPVHMIETMNKLVRAQRYLVQKLGREPAPIEIAAEMDMTLEKVQMVLKIAKEPISLETPIGEDEDSHLGDFLEDKKMPSISDEVIQRNLASHTRRVLSTLTPREEKVLKMRFGIGERANHTLEEVGQDFEVTRERIRQIEAKALRKLRHPSRARVLRAFVE
- a CDS encoding sigma-70 family RNA polymerase sigma factor; the protein is MREIVRVPLLTREQEVELAKRIEAAEDGELICILESPLAVVELLDLADQIRSGEQEVRSLFPYWGDRDGEDDALRKPLLAAFTQLRRAQLHEARGGAELARNASTHAQRFSTLGIQKDLVSLISRRLSRIVEQDPRAQSSVDALRFAHERATAVKAELIEANLRLVVSVARRYTNRGMGLLDLIQEGNLGVIKAVDKFEYRRGYKFSTYATWWIRQSITRALADQARTIRIPVHMIEIMNKIRRAQSDFLHRLGREATEQEMADQLELPLEKVRIALRIAKEPISLETPVGEGGDGQLRDLVEDHTSPRTGDELIERDLTAQTRHILSTLAPREEAVLRMRFGIGTSSDHTLDEVGKSFSVTRERIRQIEAKALSRLRHPRRAKVLRPFMD